From Solwaraspora sp. WMMD1047, the proteins below share one genomic window:
- a CDS encoding FMN-binding protein: MRRTLFAVGGLVAGTTLLVAVKAGPATTQVAQDAPADQAGSPAPAESAAPAPKGSVAPPADRKNQAGSRSERRSDGGTFTVTGPAVSNDYGTVQVKITMSGEKLTAVEALEMPTSSARSVQLSERVTEDLGAAAVAEQSADLDAVSGASSTSGSYLESLQAALDAAARGERD; the protein is encoded by the coding sequence TTGCGTCGCACCCTGTTCGCCGTCGGTGGCCTCGTCGCGGGTACCACCCTGCTGGTGGCCGTCAAGGCCGGCCCGGCCACCACCCAGGTCGCCCAGGACGCGCCGGCCGACCAGGCCGGCAGCCCGGCACCGGCGGAGTCCGCCGCCCCTGCGCCGAAGGGCTCCGTCGCCCCGCCGGCCGACCGGAAGAACCAGGCCGGCTCGCGCTCGGAGCGCAGGTCCGACGGCGGCACCTTCACCGTCACCGGCCCGGCGGTCAGCAACGACTACGGCACCGTCCAGGTGAAGATCACCATGTCGGGCGAGAAGCTGACCGCGGTCGAGGCGCTGGAGATGCCGACCAGCTCGGCCCGGTCCGTCCAGCTCAGCGAACGGGTCACCGAGGACCTGGGCGCCGCCGCGGTGGCCGAGCAGAGCGCCGACCTGGACGCGGTTTCCGGCGCCAGCTCCACCAGCGGCAGCTACCTGGAGTCGCTGCAGGCGGCGCTGGACGCCGCCGCCCGGGGCGAGCGTGACTGA
- a CDS encoding ferredoxin reductase family protein yields MPRPRGRLAGRLVVAVGWLGLLASVLPWWQQTPAGSLRDTAAILTAGGQITGLVAGYLLLVQILLMSRLRLLERTIGTEQIARWHRDIGATLLVAVLAHTALMVVGYAGLDQVSIPAQIGLLWNNYEDLPSAFIATGILVFVAFTSIRAARTAVPYELWYFLHLSSYAALLLGYGHQFANGQQLFQPGPVRTFWIGMYVLVVVALVWGRVIAPLRLNLRHRLEVADIVAESPDTISIYLIGRRLDQLEVRGGQFFRWRFLARGCWWQSHPFSLSAAQNGRWLRLTVKVVGRHTADLRDLEPGTRVWAEGPMGTFTAEHRTRDRALLIAGGSGIAPIRALLEELPPGSALIYRASRPEDVMLYRELDWLADARGVDLRYVVGSRSDPGPSQVMSPRGLRYLVPDLARRDVFLCGPAGLVDESVRVLRRAGVPKKQIHLATFEL; encoded by the coding sequence GTGCCGCGGCCGCGTGGCCGGCTGGCCGGTCGGCTCGTCGTCGCCGTCGGCTGGCTCGGGCTGCTGGCGAGCGTGCTGCCCTGGTGGCAGCAGACACCCGCCGGGTCGCTGCGGGACACCGCCGCGATCCTGACCGCCGGAGGGCAGATCACCGGCCTCGTCGCCGGCTATCTGCTGCTGGTGCAGATCCTGCTGATGAGCCGGCTGCGGCTGCTGGAGCGCACCATCGGCACCGAGCAGATCGCCCGCTGGCACCGGGACATCGGCGCCACCCTGCTGGTGGCGGTGCTGGCCCACACCGCGCTGATGGTGGTCGGCTACGCCGGCCTGGACCAGGTGTCGATCCCGGCGCAGATCGGTCTGCTGTGGAACAACTACGAGGACCTGCCGAGCGCGTTCATCGCCACCGGAATCCTGGTCTTCGTCGCCTTCACCAGCATCCGCGCCGCCCGCACGGCGGTACCGTACGAGCTCTGGTACTTCCTGCACCTGAGCAGCTACGCCGCGCTGCTGCTCGGGTACGGCCACCAGTTCGCCAACGGCCAGCAGCTCTTCCAGCCCGGCCCGGTGCGGACCTTCTGGATCGGGATGTACGTGCTGGTCGTGGTCGCCCTGGTCTGGGGGCGGGTGATCGCGCCGCTGCGGCTGAACCTGCGGCACCGGCTCGAAGTGGCCGACATCGTGGCGGAGAGCCCGGACACCATCTCGATCTACCTGATCGGCCGCCGGCTGGACCAGCTCGAGGTCCGCGGCGGCCAGTTCTTCCGCTGGCGGTTCCTGGCCCGGGGCTGCTGGTGGCAGTCGCACCCGTTCTCGCTCTCGGCCGCGCAGAACGGCCGCTGGCTCCGGCTGACCGTCAAGGTGGTCGGCCGGCACACCGCCGACCTGCGCGACCTGGAGCCGGGCACCCGGGTCTGGGCGGAGGGCCCGATGGGCACCTTCACCGCCGAGCACCGCACCCGCGACCGCGCCCTGCTGATCGCCGGCGGCAGCGGCATCGCACCGATCCGCGCCCTGCTGGAGGAGCTGCCCCCGGGCTCCGCGCTGATCTACCGGGCCAGCCGCCCGGAGGACGTGATGCTCTACCGGGAGCTGGACTGGCTGGCCGACGCGCGCGGGGTCGACCTGCGCTACGTGGTCGGCTCCCGCAGCGACCCCGGCCCGAGCCAGGTGATGAGCCCACGCGGGCTCCGTTACCTCGTGCCGGACCTGGCCCGGCGGGACGTCTTCCTCTGCGGACCGGCCGGCCTGGTCGACGAGTCGGTTCGGGTGCTGCGCCGGGCCGGCGTGCCGAAGAAGCAGATCCATCTCGCCACGTTCGAGCTCTGA
- a CDS encoding DUF3040 domain-containing protein gives MLSKEDQRRFDEITRNLRETDPEFVARLGHRARNRRARFMLLLTVLLWASVPAVVVLGGWLAAALVPMVLVAAGVLVWQARRHF, from the coding sequence ATGCTCAGCAAAGAGGATCAGCGCCGGTTCGACGAGATCACCCGAAACCTCCGGGAGACCGATCCGGAGTTCGTCGCCCGGCTGGGCCATCGGGCCAGGAACCGGCGGGCCCGGTTCATGCTGCTGCTGACTGTCCTGCTGTGGGCGTCGGTGCCCGCCGTGGTCGTGTTGGGCGGCTGGCTGGCCGCCGCACTGGTACCGATGGTGCTGGTGGCCGCCGGCGTGCTGGTCTGGCAGGCCCGCCGGCACTTCTGA
- a CDS encoding SWIM zinc finger family protein codes for MSYFEYQRPRRVDGGLRARTTRGPIGRSWWARRFLDVLESFALGTRLTRGRAYARAGQVLSLTVAPGTVAASVQGSRPTPYRVTVGLRTFEEPVWQRVEVLLAAQALFSARLLAGDLPPELEEVFADAGAPLFPAAVEELAMRCNCPDFAVPCKHLAATFYLLAEAFDADPFQLLHWRGRDRPTLLARLRELRGAGSTGTAPGGAASDTAAAGAASASADGGPTASVGGAAAALADLPGTPLSEVADRFWVAPVPVPDRPPTLATGSDLLLRQLGPPPVAIGGPGLAERLRRAYERFGADRD; via the coding sequence GTGAGCTACTTCGAATACCAGCGACCGCGCCGGGTCGACGGCGGGCTGCGGGCCCGCACCACCCGAGGACCGATCGGCCGGTCCTGGTGGGCGCGGCGCTTCCTGGACGTGCTCGAATCGTTCGCGCTCGGCACCCGGCTCACCCGGGGTCGGGCGTACGCCCGCGCCGGCCAGGTGCTCAGCCTGACCGTGGCGCCCGGCACGGTCGCCGCCTCGGTGCAGGGCTCCCGGCCGACGCCGTACCGGGTCACCGTCGGGCTCCGGACGTTCGAGGAGCCGGTCTGGCAGCGGGTCGAGGTGCTGCTGGCGGCGCAGGCCCTGTTCAGCGCCCGGCTGCTCGCCGGTGACCTGCCGCCGGAGTTGGAGGAGGTCTTCGCCGACGCCGGGGCGCCGCTGTTCCCGGCGGCGGTCGAGGAGCTGGCGATGCGGTGCAACTGCCCCGACTTCGCGGTGCCCTGCAAGCATCTGGCGGCGACGTTCTACCTGCTGGCCGAGGCGTTCGACGCCGACCCGTTCCAGCTCCTGCACTGGCGCGGCCGGGACCGGCCGACCCTGCTGGCCCGGCTGCGTGAACTGCGCGGCGCCGGGTCCACCGGGACAGCCCCGGGCGGCGCTGCCTCGGACACCGCAGCCGCCGGCGCTGCGTCTGCCTCCGCCGACGGCGGACCGACGGCTTCGGTTGGCGGTGCCGCGGCGGCCCTGGCCGACCTGCCGGGCACCCCACTGTCCGAGGTGGCCGACCGGTTCTGGGTGGCGCCCGTGCCGGTGCCGGACCGGCCGCCGACCCTGGCCACCGGGTCGGATCTGCTGCTGCGGCAGCTCGGCCCACCGCCGGTCGCGATCGGTGGTCCCGGGCTGGCGGAGCGGCTGCGCCGGGCGTACGAGCGGTTCGGGGCCGACCGGGACTGA
- a CDS encoding DEAD/DEAH box helicase encodes MLVVHGLWLPGGRLALWGEESALPARPPRRPGRQPRDRPHPYAVGHGPLAEALGEAAAKAVSGTLTLALPTRQGAPTDSPELVRTEPVEPARGPVTLAPWRVPVLEYDADHALPLLTDSDGGGPARGAGLRHLAELAGFAADLVTRGRVLPDVRTPPAPAADRPATRAARDPVGSAEAVWRPLLTGADAGWARALAMSCPPAVRSGAPSLTVAELLTDAIDALTDAAARAALDGVRLIDARTGRGADAAVRAWLRALTSRQRAFDAPAEAVAALRAELADWQRDAAGSPVRACFRLVEPAAPPDPAGLDPPGADLPGADPNRAHADADAHAEAGADAGAEAVAVAGDAARWRVEFALQAADEPSLLVRADRIWRSAGGLRALARDLAAPQETLLAELGRASRLWPELTEALRTAAPDGLDLDTEGAHRFLRDGAPVLHAAGFGVLLPAWWRRSGARLGARLQATTRTAPGTVATASTLGLESLVDYRWELALGDQPLTATEIKSLAKLKTPLVRLRGQWVELDAKRLAAGLRLLRAGGEMTVGDLLRLGLASQDDAAELPVLAVVADGALGDLLAGQAERHLAPVDEPPGFAGTLRPYQKRGLAWLAFLQSLGLGGILADDMGLGKTVELLALLAGDPAGSPPTLLVCPMSLVGNWEREAARFTPELRVHVHHGADRPRGERFAAAVAAADLVVTTYAIAARDSAALAEVGWHRIVVDEAQAIKNAATRQAAAVRSLPARHRIAVTGTPVENRLADLWSIMEFANPGLLGSAPTFKKRYAEPIERHGDEEAARRLRRITGPFVLRRVKTDRSIISDLPEKLEMEVLCNLTAEQASLYQAVVDDMLDRISTSEGIERRGLVLATMTKLKQVCNHPAQLLRDGSGLPGRSGKLARLEEILDEVLAAGEKALIFTQYAEFGNMLRAHLVARFGREVLYLHGGVGKADRDRLVTGFQSDGGPALFVLSLKAGGTGLTLTAANHVVHVDRWWNPAVEDQATDRAFRIGQRRAVQVRKFVCAGTVEEKVAAMIAEKRGLAARIVGTGEQWLTELSTSELRQLFALESGAVVE; translated from the coding sequence GCGGGTGCCGGTGCTGGAGTACGACGCCGACCACGCCCTTCCGCTGCTCACCGATTCCGACGGCGGCGGCCCGGCCCGGGGTGCCGGCCTGCGGCATCTGGCCGAGCTGGCCGGCTTCGCCGCCGACCTGGTCACCCGGGGCCGGGTACTGCCGGACGTCCGGACACCACCGGCACCGGCCGCCGACCGCCCGGCAACTCGGGCGGCTCGGGATCCGGTGGGCTCCGCCGAGGCGGTGTGGCGGCCGTTGCTCACCGGCGCGGACGCCGGCTGGGCGCGGGCGCTGGCGATGTCGTGCCCGCCCGCCGTCCGGTCCGGCGCGCCGTCGCTGACCGTGGCGGAGTTGCTGACCGACGCCATCGACGCCCTGACCGACGCGGCCGCCCGGGCCGCGCTGGACGGCGTACGACTGATCGACGCCCGGACCGGTCGCGGCGCCGACGCGGCGGTGCGGGCCTGGCTGCGCGCCCTGACCAGCCGGCAGCGCGCCTTCGACGCCCCGGCCGAGGCGGTGGCCGCGCTGCGGGCCGAGCTGGCCGACTGGCAACGCGACGCGGCCGGCAGCCCGGTCCGGGCCTGCTTCCGACTGGTCGAGCCGGCCGCACCTCCGGACCCGGCCGGCCTCGATCCGCCCGGCGCGGATCTGCCCGGCGCCGATCCGAACCGAGCCCATGCCGATGCGGACGCCCACGCCGAAGCTGGCGCGGATGCCGGTGCCGAGGCCGTGGCGGTCGCCGGCGACGCGGCGCGGTGGCGGGTCGAGTTCGCGCTGCAGGCGGCCGATGAGCCCAGCCTGCTGGTCCGTGCGGACCGGATCTGGCGGTCGGCCGGCGGACTGCGCGCCCTGGCCCGCGACCTGGCGGCGCCGCAGGAGACCCTGCTGGCCGAGCTGGGCCGGGCCAGCCGGCTCTGGCCGGAGCTGACCGAGGCCCTGCGTACCGCCGCGCCGGACGGCCTGGACCTGGACACCGAGGGCGCCCACCGGTTCCTGCGCGACGGCGCGCCGGTGCTGCACGCCGCCGGCTTCGGGGTGCTGCTGCCCGCCTGGTGGCGGCGGTCCGGCGCCCGGCTCGGCGCCCGGCTGCAGGCCACCACCCGCACCGCGCCCGGCACGGTCGCCACCGCCAGTACGCTCGGGCTGGAGTCGCTTGTCGACTACCGCTGGGAGCTGGCGCTCGGCGACCAGCCGCTCACCGCCACGGAAATCAAGAGCCTGGCGAAACTGAAGACCCCGCTGGTGCGGCTGCGCGGGCAGTGGGTGGAGCTGGACGCCAAGCGGCTCGCCGCCGGTCTGCGGCTGCTGCGCGCCGGCGGCGAGATGACCGTCGGCGACCTGCTGCGGCTCGGGTTGGCCAGCCAGGACGACGCGGCGGAGCTGCCGGTGCTGGCGGTGGTGGCCGACGGGGCGCTCGGCGACCTGCTCGCCGGCCAGGCCGAGCGGCACCTGGCCCCGGTCGACGAGCCGCCCGGCTTCGCCGGCACGCTGCGGCCGTACCAGAAGCGGGGTTTGGCCTGGTTGGCTTTTCTGCAGTCGCTCGGCCTCGGCGGGATCCTCGCCGACGACATGGGACTGGGCAAGACCGTGGAGCTGCTCGCGCTGCTCGCCGGCGACCCGGCCGGCTCGCCGCCGACCCTGCTGGTCTGCCCGATGTCGCTGGTCGGCAACTGGGAACGGGAGGCGGCCCGGTTCACACCGGAGCTACGGGTGCACGTGCACCACGGCGCCGACCGGCCGCGCGGGGAACGGTTCGCCGCGGCGGTGGCCGCCGCCGACCTGGTCGTCACGACGTACGCGATCGCCGCCCGCGACTCCGCCGCGTTGGCCGAGGTGGGCTGGCACCGGATCGTGGTCGACGAGGCCCAGGCGATCAAGAACGCGGCCACCCGGCAGGCGGCGGCGGTCCGGTCGCTGCCGGCCCGGCACCGGATCGCCGTCACCGGCACGCCGGTCGAGAACCGACTGGCCGACCTCTGGTCCATCATGGAGTTCGCCAACCCCGGCCTGCTCGGTTCGGCGCCGACCTTCAAGAAGAGGTACGCCGAACCGATCGAGCGGCACGGCGACGAGGAGGCGGCCCGCCGGCTGCGCCGGATCACCGGCCCGTTCGTGCTGCGCCGGGTCAAGACCGACCGGTCGATCATCTCCGACCTGCCGGAGAAGCTGGAGATGGAGGTGCTCTGCAACCTCACCGCCGAGCAGGCGTCGCTCTACCAGGCGGTGGTCGACGACATGCTCGACCGGATCTCGACGAGCGAGGGCATCGAGCGGCGCGGCCTGGTGCTCGCCACCATGACCAAGCTCAAGCAGGTCTGCAACCACCCGGCGCAGCTGCTGCGGGACGGCTCGGGCCTGCCCGGCCGGTCCGGCAAGCTGGCCCGGCTGGAGGAGATCCTCGACGAGGTGCTGGCGGCCGGCGAGAAGGCGCTGATCTTCACCCAGTACGCCGAGTTCGGCAACATGCTCCGGGCGCACCTGGTGGCCCGGTTCGGCCGCGAGGTGCTCTACCTGCACGGCGGTGTCGGCAAGGCCGACCGGGACCGGCTGGTCACCGGCTTCCAGTCCGACGGCGGACCGGCGCTCTTCGTCCTCTCCCTCAAGGCCGGCGGCACCGGGCTGACCCTGACCGCCGCCAACCACGTGGTGCACGTCGACCGGTGGTGGAACCCGGCGGTCGAGGACCAGGCCACCGACCGGGCGTTCCGGATCGGTCAGCGGCGGGCCGTGCAGGTCCGCAAGTTCGTCTGCGCCGGCACCGTCGAGGAGAAGGTCGCCGCGATGATCGCCGAGAAGCGCGGGCTGGCCGCGCGGATCGTCGGCACCGGCGAACAGTGGCTCACCGAGCTGTCCACATCGGAGCTGCGGCAGCTCTTCGCGCTGGAGTCCGGGGCGGTGGTGGAGTGA